Proteins from one Gilliamella sp. ESL0443 genomic window:
- the feoB gene encoding Fe(2+) transporter permease subunit FeoB, with the protein MKIALIGNPNCGKTTLFNLLTGSKQRVGNWPGVTVEHKSGSFDYQNTQYDVVDLPGTYSIESDSTAQDEFITRQFLLTDKDSLIVNVIDATNLQRSLYLTFQLIDMQVPMIIVLNMVDALTVMGEKLNIAKLAKLLGCPVVAISSTQKMGLTQFYQQIQISTLDLKIAKPTIDTLNWDSKVIFNRYLDELPVTSKIHQFNRWQLIEALLNGSDRSFDLVENEKLETCRRLVSINFDYQVDVALASIRYDTIDMVCKMVVDKPREASLNLTEKLDKLALGRFTGIPFFLFAMYAMFLVAINFGSVFVDFFEGIFSTIFVDGFNYLLNMLHAPTWLTVILADGLGNGITTVSTFIPVIAAMFFVLSFLEDSGYLARAAMIVDRFMRCIGLPGKAFVPMLMGFGCGVPAIMGTRTLDSPRDRLLSICLIPFMSCSARLPVYALFAVIFFPNYASVVVFMLYLLGIFVAMLTGFVLKNTLLQGELTPFIMEMPVYRIPTLRSMLRITCQRLKSFVLRAGKAIVVMVTVLSILNSWGVDGSFGHENSNDSMLSVIGQKVTPAFTPMGIDKQNWPATVGIFTGIFAKESVVATLNSLYSMDHHDQEEFSFYGGIKSAFSTIPAHLIDLANSIGDPLGLVNQDSRQDELSVDSITITKISNSFITSTSAIAYLIFILLYTPCAAALGTIYREAGLKWMIFVAVWTFVIGWLCATVYYQSSLLGHSTFAPYWLTGIGVFIILTFVVMRKLGNLPCFNHYQLPKPRSHNKSACCE; encoded by the coding sequence ATGAAAATTGCGTTAATTGGTAATCCCAATTGTGGTAAAACCACTTTATTTAATTTGTTAACTGGCTCAAAGCAGCGTGTTGGTAATTGGCCTGGTGTAACGGTTGAGCATAAGTCAGGCTCATTTGATTATCAAAATACACAGTATGATGTTGTTGATTTGCCTGGAACTTATTCCATTGAGTCAGATTCAACCGCTCAAGATGAATTTATTACACGTCAGTTTTTGTTAACAGACAAAGACAGTTTGATTGTTAATGTTATTGATGCAACCAATTTGCAACGTAGCTTGTATTTAACTTTTCAGCTAATTGATATGCAAGTGCCGATGATAATTGTGCTTAATATGGTTGATGCACTTACAGTGATGGGGGAAAAGTTAAATATCGCTAAACTTGCGAAACTATTAGGTTGCCCAGTTGTGGCTATTTCATCTACGCAGAAAATGGGATTAACACAATTTTATCAGCAAATACAAATTAGCACTCTAGATCTGAAAATAGCAAAACCAACAATAGATACCTTAAATTGGGATTCAAAAGTGATCTTTAATCGCTATTTGGATGAATTACCCGTGACGAGCAAAATCCATCAATTTAACCGGTGGCAATTAATAGAAGCATTGCTTAATGGTTCTGATCGCTCATTTGATTTAGTTGAAAATGAGAAGTTAGAGACTTGTCGTCGTTTGGTATCGATTAATTTTGATTATCAAGTTGATGTAGCCTTAGCCTCTATACGTTACGATACGATTGATATGGTTTGCAAAATGGTGGTCGATAAACCTCGTGAAGCCAGCTTAAATCTTACTGAAAAATTGGATAAATTAGCTTTAGGACGTTTTACTGGGATTCCATTCTTTTTGTTTGCAATGTATGCCATGTTTTTGGTTGCGATTAATTTTGGTTCGGTTTTTGTTGATTTTTTTGAAGGTATTTTTAGTACGATTTTTGTTGATGGCTTTAATTACCTTTTAAATATGCTACATGCGCCAACTTGGTTAACGGTTATTTTAGCTGACGGGCTTGGTAATGGGATCACGACTGTATCAACATTTATTCCAGTTATTGCCGCGATGTTTTTTGTTTTATCTTTTTTGGAAGATTCAGGTTATTTAGCTCGAGCTGCGATGATTGTAGATCGTTTTATGCGATGTATCGGACTGCCCGGTAAAGCCTTTGTACCAATGTTAATGGGATTTGGTTGTGGCGTGCCAGCTATTATGGGGACAAGAACATTAGATAGCCCACGTGATCGTCTCTTATCTATTTGTCTAATTCCGTTTATGTCTTGTAGTGCACGTTTGCCAGTTTATGCATTGTTTGCTGTGATATTCTTTCCTAATTATGCATCGGTTGTGGTTTTTATGTTGTATTTACTTGGTATTTTTGTGGCGATGCTGACCGGTTTTGTTTTAAAAAATACTTTGCTACAAGGCGAATTAACACCATTTATTATGGAAATGCCGGTATATCGTATTCCGACTTTACGCAGTATGTTGCGAATAACTTGCCAACGGCTAAAAAGCTTTGTTTTACGGGCAGGTAAAGCAATTGTAGTGATGGTGACAGTACTTAGCATATTAAACTCATGGGGTGTTGATGGTTCGTTTGGGCATGAAAATTCAAATGACTCTATGTTATCTGTTATTGGCCAAAAAGTGACGCCAGCTTTTACACCCATGGGGATTGATAAACAAAATTGGCCAGCTACCGTGGGTATTTTTACCGGAATTTTTGCCAAAGAATCAGTGGTGGCAACTTTAAATTCACTCTATTCAATGGATCATCATGATCAAGAAGAGTTTTCATTTTATGGTGGAATTAAGTCAGCTTTTTCCACGATTCCTGCTCATCTTATTGATTTAGCAAACTCAATTGGCGATCCACTCGGGCTCGTTAATCAAGATAGCCGACAAGATGAATTATCTGTTGATTCAATTACGATAACTAAAATAAGCAATTCTTTCATTACTTCAACTTCTGCCATTGCTTATCTCATTTTTATTCTACTATACACACCGTGTGCAGCAGCATTAGGCACCATTTATCGTGAGGCAGGGCTAAAATGGATGATCTTTGTCGCAGTTTGGACATTTGTTATAGGGTGGTTATGTGCAACGGTTTATTACCAATCTAGTCTATTAGGTCATTCAACATTTGCACCATATTGGCTAACTGGTATAGGGGTATTTATTATTCTGACTTTTGTTGTTATGCGTAAACTTGGGAATCTGCCATGCTTTAATCATTATCAGTTACCTAAACCACGCTCACACAATAAATCGGCTTGTTGTGAATAA
- a CDS encoding shikimate 5-dehydrogenase: MARIINKDTTVCMSLSARPSNFGTRFHNYLYEKLDLNYIYKAFTTNNLKDAIYGIKALSIRGCAISMPYKQACIEFIDELDVSVQSIQAVNTIVNTDHYLKAYNTDYIAVEKLIKANHINNNTPFVLKGSGGMANAVIGAFYDAGFKHGIVCARNQIKGEALAERYNYKWVKDESTITPEQAKLIINVTPIGMQGGVEADQLAFSEVLINHADIVFDVVALPIETPLINYAKKLNKTVITGADVVVLQAVEQFILYTGVTPSDELINQAAEFARQG, translated from the coding sequence ATGGCAAGAATTATCAACAAAGATACTACTGTTTGTATGTCACTTTCAGCTAGACCAAGTAATTTTGGTACTCGCTTTCATAATTATTTATATGAAAAATTGGATCTAAATTATATCTATAAAGCCTTCACCACCAATAATTTGAAAGATGCAATTTACGGCATTAAAGCATTATCTATTCGTGGTTGTGCAATTTCGATGCCTTATAAGCAAGCTTGTATAGAATTTATTGATGAATTAGATGTATCAGTACAATCCATTCAAGCAGTGAATACGATCGTTAATACCGACCACTATTTAAAAGCGTATAACACCGACTATATTGCTGTAGAAAAACTAATTAAGGCAAATCATATTAACAACAACACGCCATTTGTTTTAAAAGGCAGTGGAGGCATGGCTAATGCGGTAATTGGCGCTTTTTATGATGCTGGTTTTAAACATGGGATTGTATGTGCCCGAAATCAGATTAAAGGCGAAGCTTTAGCTGAGCGTTACAATTATAAATGGGTTAAGGATGAATCAACCATTACGCCAGAACAAGCAAAATTAATTATTAATGTGACCCCTATTGGTATGCAAGGTGGCGTTGAAGCAGATCAACTAGCATTCAGTGAAGTCCTGATTAATCATGCCGATATTGTATTTGATGTGGTCGCCCTACCAATTGAAACACCACTAATTAATTATGCAAAAAAATTAAATAAAACTGTCATTACCGGTGCAGATGTTGTTGTGTTACAAGCCGTTGAACAATTTATTTTGTACACCGGTGTTACGCCTAGCGATGAACTCATCAATCAAGCTGCTGAGTTTGCCAGACAAGGTTAA
- the ycaO gene encoding 30S ribosomal protein S12 methylthiotransferase accessory factor YcaO, with protein sequence MKTFIPGKDAALEDSINYFQQQLEKFDLVVKEASWLNPVPNVWSVHIQNTKCPLCFANGKGASKKAALASALGEYFERLSTNYFFSDFYLGEKAANSEFVHYPTEKWFMIPKDNSLPKGLLSPKLLKFYDPDHELTATDLIDLQSSNGERGICALPFVQQSDGQTIYVPVNLIANLYASNGMSAGNTPNEARVQGLSEIFERYTKNRIITEAISLPTIPVEVLNRYPAVLAAIDALENEGFPIYCFDGSLGGEFPVICVVLFNPQNGTCYASFGAHPNFGVALERTVTELLQGRSLKDLDVFSPPSFDNDDVADLSNLETHFIDSSGLISWDLFNEKSDYEFVDWDFSGSTEQEFANLMAIFNRHQIEVLIMDYQHLGVYACRILAVGMSEIYPPEDLLIANNNMAIHLRELILSLPHQKRTAKELQAIIEQFDDEGLDDFARVRELLGIATGKDNAWLTLRIGELKAMLALAAGDLPQAKLWIDWTVEMNESIFTPERNHAYRCLQTLVNFIIERGENQFSDYQNAFNKMYGKTCVDEMWQYATGKKQFFGLADLISNEHNHPMDQFVMHQKLLEVYNKLKQTM encoded by the coding sequence ATGAAAACATTTATCCCCGGTAAAGATGCAGCACTTGAAGATTCGATTAACTATTTTCAGCAACAATTGGAAAAATTTGACTTAGTTGTTAAAGAAGCATCTTGGCTTAATCCTGTACCTAACGTATGGTCGGTACATATTCAAAATACTAAATGTCCACTCTGTTTTGCTAACGGTAAAGGCGCCAGCAAAAAAGCGGCATTAGCTTCTGCTCTTGGTGAGTATTTTGAAAGGCTTTCAACCAATTACTTTTTTTCTGATTTTTATTTAGGTGAAAAAGCTGCCAATAGTGAATTTGTTCATTATCCAACTGAAAAATGGTTTATGATACCGAAAGATAATAGTTTACCTAAAGGATTATTATCGCCAAAATTACTCAAGTTTTATGATCCGGATCATGAATTAACTGCTACTGATTTAATTGATTTACAGTCAAGTAATGGTGAACGTGGGATTTGTGCTTTACCGTTTGTACAACAATCCGATGGTCAAACCATCTATGTACCGGTTAACTTAATAGCTAATTTATATGCTTCTAATGGAATGTCAGCAGGCAATACTCCAAACGAAGCACGAGTACAAGGTCTGTCAGAAATATTCGAACGTTACACTAAAAATAGAATTATTACTGAGGCAATCAGTTTGCCAACCATACCTGTCGAAGTACTCAATCGTTATCCAGCAGTATTAGCTGCAATCGACGCTCTAGAAAACGAAGGCTTCCCGATTTACTGCTTTGATGGCTCATTAGGTGGCGAATTCCCCGTTATTTGTGTTGTTTTATTTAATCCTCAAAATGGTACTTGTTATGCCTCTTTCGGTGCACACCCTAATTTTGGTGTGGCTCTTGAGCGAACCGTTACCGAGCTCTTACAAGGCCGAAGCCTTAAAGATTTGGATGTGTTTTCACCACCAAGTTTTGATAATGATGATGTTGCCGATTTAAGCAACTTAGAAACGCATTTTATCGATTCAAGTGGTTTAATCTCGTGGGATCTGTTTAATGAAAAATCGGATTATGAATTTGTAGATTGGGATTTTTCAGGATCGACAGAGCAAGAATTTGCTAATTTAATGGCAATTTTTAATCGTCATCAAATTGAAGTCCTGATCATGGATTACCAACATCTTGGGGTTTATGCTTGCCGTATTTTAGCTGTCGGCATGTCAGAAATCTATCCACCTGAAGATCTATTGATCGCAAACAATAATATGGCGATCCATTTACGCGAATTGATCTTATCGCTTCCTCATCAAAAGCGAACAGCAAAAGAGTTGCAGGCAATTATTGAACAGTTCGATGATGAAGGTTTAGATGATTTTGCTCGTGTTCGTGAACTGCTTGGCATTGCAACAGGTAAAGATAATGCATGGCTGACTTTACGAATTGGTGAATTAAAAGCTATGCTGGCATTAGCCGCTGGTGATTTACCGCAAGCAAAATTGTGGATCGATTGGACGGTTGAAATGAACGAATCCATCTTTACGCCTGAACGTAACCATGCTTATCGTTGTTTGCAAACATTAGTGAATTTTATTATTGAACGAGGTGAAAACCAATTTAGTGATTACCAAAATGCATTCAATAAAATGTATGGAAAAACTTGCGTTGACGAAATGTGGCAATATGCAACAGGCAAAAAACAGTTTTTTGGCCTCGCTGATTTGATTAGCAATGAGCATAATCATCCAATGGATCAATTTGTGATGCATCAAAAACTTTTAGAGGTCTACAACAAATTAAAACAGACCATGTAA
- a CDS encoding FeoA family protein has translation MSVFTLEHLSIGHEAVVKRLLPDSLPFRSKLLAMGMTPGCKLKVLRIAPLGDPIEISLRGFLLCLRRREAAAIEVEVAA, from the coding sequence ATGTCTGTATTTACCCTTGAACACCTTTCTATAGGTCACGAGGCTGTTGTTAAACGCCTGTTACCTGACTCTTTACCTTTTCGAAGCAAACTTTTAGCTATGGGAATGACACCCGGATGTAAATTGAAGGTATTGCGAATTGCACCACTAGGTGATCCGATTGAAATAAGCCTTCGAGGTTTTTTGCTCTGTTTGCGTCGTCGAGAAGCTGCAGCCATCGAAGTTGAGGTAGCTGCATGA
- the lexA gene encoding transcriptional repressor LexA, giving the protein MRPLTERQQQIYDLIKENIQTTGMPPTRAEIAQKLGFRSANAAEEHLKALAKKGAIEMIAGSSRGIRLLLEQPDDASDFEGIPLIGKVAAGSPILAQEHIESHYQMSPALFKPQADFLLRVEGMSMKDIGILDGDLLAVHKTQDVKNGQVVVARIDDEVTVKRLSQKGRHVKLLAENPEFAPIDVDLEQQNFAIEGIAVGIIRNGSWM; this is encoded by the coding sequence ATGAGACCATTAACCGAACGCCAACAACAAATTTATGATTTAATTAAAGAAAATATTCAAACAACCGGTATGCCACCGACTCGAGCGGAAATTGCCCAAAAATTAGGATTTCGATCCGCCAATGCAGCTGAAGAACATTTAAAAGCATTAGCTAAAAAAGGGGCGATTGAGATGATAGCTGGCTCATCTCGTGGAATTCGTTTATTACTTGAGCAACCTGATGACGCATCCGATTTTGAAGGCATCCCTTTAATTGGTAAAGTAGCCGCTGGCTCACCAATTTTGGCACAAGAACATATCGAAAGCCATTATCAAATGTCACCAGCATTATTCAAACCACAAGCTGACTTTTTATTAAGAGTAGAAGGCATGTCAATGAAGGATATCGGTATTTTAGATGGTGATTTACTTGCCGTACACAAAACTCAAGATGTAAAAAATGGCCAAGTGGTTGTAGCGCGCATTGATGACGAAGTTACTGTAAAACGATTATCGCAAAAAGGAAGACATGTAAAACTTCTTGCAGAAAATCCTGAATTTGCGCCAATCGATGTTGATTTAGAGCAACAAAATTTTGCCATTGAAGGTATCGCAGTTGGTATTATTCGTAATGGTTCATGGATGTAA
- a CDS encoding nitrous oxide-stimulated promoter family protein: MVANNTGPKINQEKNTVKVMIYLYCHQKHHTSKNQLCDECNDLLQYAMQRLTMCRFGESKTTCELCLKHCYRKDYKQRIKEVMRYSGPRMMIYHPIMAIKHLNKNLKTILKRFVEKRFSNAKKS; encoded by the coding sequence ATGGTTGCAAACAACACTGGCCCCAAAATAAATCAGGAAAAAAACACAGTAAAAGTGATGATATATCTTTATTGTCACCAAAAACACCACACCTCAAAAAACCAGTTATGCGATGAGTGTAATGATCTATTACAGTATGCTATGCAACGATTGACTATGTGCCGATTTGGCGAGTCTAAAACTACCTGCGAACTCTGTTTAAAACATTGTTACCGTAAAGACTACAAACAGCGAATAAAAGAAGTCATGCGTTATTCTGGTCCAAGAATGATGATTTATCACCCTATAATGGCTATCAAGCATCTTAATAAAAACTTAAAAACGATTTTGAAGAGATTTGTAGAAAAGCGCTTTTCTAATGCCAAAAAAAGTTGA
- the tsaD gene encoding tRNA (adenosine(37)-N6)-threonylcarbamoyltransferase complex transferase subunit TsaD, translating into MKILGIETSCDETGIAIYDDKQGLIANQLYSQIKLHADYGGVVPELASRDHIRKTVPLIQAALKEANLKPSDIDGVAYTAGPGLIGALMVGASIGRSLAYAWNVPAVAVHHMEGHLLAPMLEDNPPEFPFVALLVSGGHTQLIKVTGVGEYELLGESIDDAAGEAFDKTAKLLGLDYPGGAKLSKLAEQGDASRFHFPRPMTDRPGLDFSFSGLKTAAANTIHQQGQDLDEQSKADIARAFEDALVDTLLIKSRRALDLTGFNRLVIAGGVSANKTLRRKLAQLMAERKGQVYYPRLEFCTDNGAMIAYAGMIHLKSSQFADLAIEVKPRSPLSELNDK; encoded by the coding sequence ATGAAGATTTTAGGCATTGAAACCTCGTGCGATGAGACGGGGATTGCTATTTATGATGACAAGCAAGGTCTTATCGCCAATCAACTCTATTCACAAATCAAATTACATGCTGATTACGGTGGTGTTGTACCTGAGCTCGCTTCGCGCGATCATATTCGTAAGACGGTACCGCTCATTCAAGCTGCATTGAAAGAAGCAAATTTAAAACCCAGTGATATTGACGGCGTAGCTTATACCGCTGGGCCTGGGTTAATTGGTGCATTAATGGTTGGAGCTTCTATCGGTCGCTCGCTTGCTTATGCTTGGAATGTGCCTGCGGTTGCGGTGCACCATATGGAAGGCCATTTACTCGCGCCGATGTTAGAAGATAATCCGCCTGAGTTTCCTTTTGTTGCTTTGCTCGTATCCGGTGGTCATACTCAATTAATTAAAGTTACTGGTGTTGGCGAATATGAGTTACTTGGCGAATCGATTGATGATGCCGCAGGTGAAGCGTTCGACAAAACAGCAAAATTATTAGGTTTGGATTATCCTGGTGGCGCTAAATTATCTAAACTTGCTGAGCAAGGTGATGCGTCACGTTTTCATTTTCCAAGACCGATGACAGATAGACCGGGTTTAGATTTTAGTTTTTCTGGTCTAAAAACGGCCGCAGCAAATACTATTCATCAACAAGGGCAAGACCTTGACGAGCAAAGCAAAGCTGATATTGCTAGAGCATTTGAAGATGCATTAGTTGATACGTTGTTGATTAAATCACGTCGAGCTTTAGATCTCACCGGTTTTAATCGTTTAGTTATCGCTGGTGGTGTTAGCGCCAATAAAACGTTACGCCGTAAATTAGCTCAACTAATGGCTGAGCGAAAAGGGCAGGTATATTATCCGAGATTAGAATTTTGTACAGATAATGGTGCGATGATTGCTTATGCAGGTATGATCCATCTTAAATCCTCACAATTTGCTGATCTGGCAATAGAAGTTAAACCAAGATCGCCATTAAGTGAACTTAATGACAAATAA
- the coaE gene encoding dephospho-CoA kinase (Dephospho-CoA kinase (CoaE) performs the final step in coenzyme A biosynthesis.), protein MSYIVALSGGIASGKSTIAHLFAQLGVPIIDADIIARQVVEVGTPALEQITQHFSQEILLENGELDRSQLREIIFNNDHERLWLNNLLHPIIAQETQKQFAQQTKPYVIWVVPLLIENNLHQLADRVLMIDIPEALQLERLINRDRISESLAKKMIATQVCLTDRLAFADDIIVNDGDLESLKIQVDNLHKQYLHNLKVKNSYE, encoded by the coding sequence ATGTCTTATATTGTTGCCCTTAGTGGAGGCATTGCAAGTGGTAAAAGTACCATTGCCCATCTATTTGCTCAATTAGGCGTTCCAATTATTGATGCTGACATTATTGCTCGCCAAGTGGTTGAAGTAGGTACGCCTGCTTTGGAGCAAATTACTCAACATTTTAGCCAAGAAATCTTGTTAGAAAATGGTGAATTAGACCGTAGCCAATTAAGAGAGATCATTTTTAACAATGATCATGAACGGTTATGGTTAAATAATTTATTGCACCCGATTATTGCACAAGAGACGCAAAAACAATTTGCTCAGCAAACCAAACCTTATGTGATATGGGTGGTGCCTTTATTAATTGAGAACAATTTACACCAGCTGGCTGATCGCGTTTTGATGATTGATATTCCAGAAGCGTTACAATTAGAACGCCTGATTAATCGAGATAGAATTAGTGAGTCATTGGCAAAAAAAATGATTGCAACACAGGTTTGTTTGACCGATCGTTTAGCCTTTGCCGATGATATTATTGTGAATGATGGTGATTTAGAGTCACTGAAAATTCAAGTAGATAACTTGCATAAGCAATATCTACATAACTTAAAAGTTAAGAATAGCTATGAATAA
- a CDS encoding FeoC-like transcriptional regulator, producing MLITSIRDYVQLRGRANLLDVARHFRLPESAVEPMLDFWVNKGVIKLVNNNLLTCAGKQCSACISCNLAVYPNYVWVQ from the coding sequence ATGCTGATAACATCAATCCGAGATTATGTTCAATTACGAGGGCGAGCCAATTTGCTAGATGTGGCTCGTCACTTTCGTTTGCCTGAAAGCGCCGTTGAACCGATGCTTGATTTTTGGGTAAATAAAGGAGTCATTAAATTAGTAAATAATAATTTATTAACTTGTGCTGGTAAGCAGTGTTCTGCATGTATTAGTTGTAATTTAGCCGTTTATCCCAATTATGTTTGGGTTCAATAA
- the yacG gene encoding DNA gyrase inhibitor YacG, which yields MNKNTIVKCPTCQKDVEWSEKSPYRPFCSKRCQLIDLGDWATEEHRIADKELSEQDLWSEDEISDLMSKH from the coding sequence ATGAATAAAAATACCATTGTAAAATGTCCTACCTGCCAAAAAGATGTTGAATGGTCTGAAAAAAGTCCATATCGTCCATTTTGTAGTAAACGTTGCCAATTGATTGATTTAGGTGATTGGGCCACAGAAGAACATCGCATCGCTGATAAAGAACTTTCTGAACAAGATCTTTGGAGTGAAGACGAAATTTCTGATCTGATGAGTAAACATTAA
- a CDS encoding carbohydrate kinase family protein, with amino-acid sequence MMTILTVGFACLDLVCFTSPNLEKNGVIPPDNIVRCGGGSCANTAYLLALWGEAIYHISHLNNDSYGNQIVSELTDAGVNTEQFIFSEKMITPLEAITIDEQTGMQTVISHRLTSPPKLTDDEKNKLNHFMQTIRGYNIVILVDGYEAELSEYIIKNLPKTKVIMSIDSLSDSSLYLAQHADYVIVTEQFACAFLKIKSFSDKKTIKDAFKKLRSLTRGKVIIRMGEKGSAYLDRQEVIIIPGFKNQPIDKMTESDIFQGAFAYGISYDWPLEKTLLFANLSVAAVNQQKRGRSAMPNLVDINRVGKTFSKHFTSYF; translated from the coding sequence ATGATGACAATTCTTACCGTAGGTTTTGCTTGTTTAGATCTAGTTTGTTTTACTTCACCTAATTTAGAAAAAAACGGTGTTATCCCGCCAGATAATATAGTCCGTTGTGGAGGTGGTTCTTGTGCTAATACGGCTTATTTGCTCGCACTTTGGGGCGAAGCTATTTATCACATTAGTCATTTAAATAATGATTCCTATGGTAATCAGATTGTTTCTGAACTTACCGATGCAGGCGTGAATACTGAGCAATTTATTTTTTCAGAAAAAATGATCACCCCATTAGAAGCAATCACTATTGATGAACAAACCGGAATGCAAACCGTTATATCGCACCGATTAACCTCGCCACCAAAATTAACTGATGATGAAAAAAATAAACTCAATCACTTTATGCAAACCATTCGTGGCTACAATATTGTTATTTTAGTCGATGGATATGAAGCCGAATTAAGTGAATATATCATCAAGAATTTACCTAAAACGAAAGTTATTATGAGTATAGATAGTCTGTCTGATTCAAGTCTGTACCTAGCTCAACATGCAGATTATGTCATTGTAACTGAACAATTTGCGTGTGCATTTTTAAAAATAAAATCCTTTAGTGATAAGAAAACAATTAAAGACGCATTTAAAAAATTGCGTAGTTTAACTCGCGGTAAAGTCATCATCCGCATGGGTGAAAAGGGGAGTGCATATCTTGATCGTCAAGAGGTCATCATTATTCCCGGTTTTAAAAACCAACCGATTGATAAGATGACCGAAAGTGACATTTTTCAGGGCGCTTTTGCTTATGGCATTAGTTATGATTGGCCATTAGAAAAGACCCTATTATTTGCGAATCTATCAGTTGCTGCTGTTAACCAGCAAAAAAGAGGGCGAAGCGCTATGCCAAACTTGGTTGATATTAATCGAGTAGGTAAAACGTTTAGTAAGCATTTTACTTCCTATTTTTAA
- the zapD gene encoding cell division protein ZapD — protein sequence MNNIIFEHPLNERMRTWLRIEFLLKQLHLHRHFSQNNALLFFHALSELLEIVERNDVKGDLIKEIEAQKQKILSWIELDGVDKELLGDMLKKYDLFLTKFNSSLRLGQALKDDRFITAIRQRLMIPGGCCSFDLPSFHLWLNQTQEKRNSQVDEWLKHIAVLDEPLKACLQFIRQLGEFSLFTCTNNFFQETNGDVSLIRIRVALDKNVYPQVSGHMSRYSIRFLPLYAGDNNNIDAIEFELACC from the coding sequence ATGAATAACATAATTTTCGAACATCCATTAAATGAAAGAATGCGTACTTGGTTACGGATCGAGTTTTTACTTAAACAATTACATTTACATCGCCATTTCTCACAAAATAATGCATTATTGTTTTTTCATGCATTATCAGAGTTATTAGAAATCGTTGAGCGTAATGATGTTAAAGGCGATTTAATTAAAGAGATCGAAGCTCAAAAACAGAAAATACTATCTTGGATTGAACTTGATGGTGTAGACAAAGAGTTACTTGGCGATATGCTTAAAAAATATGATCTTTTTTTAACAAAGTTTAATTCGAGTTTACGCTTAGGACAAGCTTTGAAAGATGACCGTTTTATTACGGCAATTCGTCAGCGTTTGATGATCCCAGGTGGATGTTGTAGTTTTGATTTACCATCATTTCATTTATGGTTAAATCAAACACAAGAAAAACGCAATTCACAAGTTGATGAGTGGTTAAAACATATTGCGGTACTTGATGAGCCTTTGAAAGCTTGTTTACAATTTATTCGACAATTAGGCGAATTTAGTCTTTTCACTTGTACCAACAACTTCTTCCAAGAAACCAATGGTGATGTGAGTTTGATTCGAATTCGTGTTGCTTTGGATAAAAATGTTTATCCTCAAGTATCCGGTCACATGTCTCGTTATAGTATTCGTTTTTTACCCCTTTATGCTGGCGATAATAACAATATTGATGCAATCGAATTTGAACTTGCATGTTGTTAG